The following coding sequences lie in one Streptomyces sp. NBC_00510 genomic window:
- a CDS encoding DUF4442 domain-containing protein: protein MARRSLTPAALHRAITWWPPYLFSGIRVLHIADDWSSARVRLRLHRFNRNYVGTHFGGSLFSMSDPFWMLLVMNRLGRDYLVWDRAAEIEFVSPGKGDVFADFKLTEHRLEEIRELTAGGDKALVWFENDVVADDGTVVARVRKQLYVRRKRDSR, encoded by the coding sequence ATGGCACGACGTTCCCTCACGCCCGCCGCCCTGCACCGCGCGATCACCTGGTGGCCGCCCTACCTGTTCTCCGGCATCCGCGTCCTGCACATCGCCGACGACTGGAGTTCGGCCCGGGTCCGGCTGCGGCTCCACCGCTTCAACCGCAACTACGTGGGCACCCACTTCGGCGGATCGCTCTTCTCGATGAGCGACCCCTTCTGGATGCTGCTGGTCATGAACCGCCTCGGGCGCGACTACCTGGTGTGGGACCGCGCGGCGGAGATCGAGTTCGTCTCGCCCGGCAAGGGGGACGTGTTCGCCGACTTCAAGCTGACCGAGCACCGGCTCGAGGAGATCAGGGAGCTCACCGCGGGCGGCGACAAGGCCCTGGTGTGGTTCGAGAACGACGTCGTCGCGGACGACGGGACGGTCGTGGCCAGGGTCCGCAAGCAGCTGTACGTCCGCCGGAAGCGCGACTCCCGCTGA
- a CDS encoding maleylpyruvate isomerase family mycothiol-dependent enzyme: METAEFIEVLRRDGGLLADAAEAAGLDAEVPSCPGWRVRELVRHQGVVHRWATGYVAEGRRQPEPIEAEAPRDDASVLPWFREGHGLLVAALDAAPVDLECWYFLKAPSPRAFWARRQAHETAVHRVDAELALGRAPSPVDPGFAADGIDELLAGFHVRPKSRVRSGTPRTLRVRTTDTDAARDDWLARMSANPLSVERSAPGEADCTVSGTAEELYLTLWNRGAYEKLQVTGDDSVIDLWRRTAAID; the protein is encoded by the coding sequence ATGGAGACAGCCGAGTTCATCGAGGTGCTGCGACGCGACGGCGGACTGCTCGCCGACGCGGCGGAAGCGGCCGGGCTCGACGCCGAGGTGCCGTCCTGCCCCGGCTGGCGCGTGCGCGAACTGGTCCGCCATCAAGGGGTCGTGCACCGCTGGGCGACGGGTTACGTCGCGGAGGGGCGGCGGCAGCCGGAGCCCATCGAGGCCGAGGCCCCCAGGGACGACGCCTCGGTCCTCCCCTGGTTCCGCGAAGGCCACGGGCTGCTGGTCGCGGCCCTCGATGCGGCGCCCGTCGACCTGGAGTGCTGGTACTTCCTCAAGGCCCCCTCCCCGCGGGCCTTCTGGGCGCGGCGCCAGGCGCACGAGACGGCGGTCCACCGGGTGGACGCGGAACTGGCCCTGGGCCGGGCCCCGTCCCCGGTGGATCCGGGGTTCGCGGCCGACGGCATCGACGAGTTGCTCGCCGGTTTCCACGTCCGGCCGAAGAGCCGGGTCCGCAGCGGGACGCCCAGGACGCTCCGCGTGCGCACGACCGACACCGACGCCGCGCGGGACGACTGGCTCGCGCGCATGTCGGCCAACCCGCTGTCCGTCGAACGGTCCGCGCCGGGCGAGGCGGACTGCACGGTGAGCGGCACCGCCGAGGAGCTCTACCTCACCCTCTGGAACCGGGGGGCGTACGAGAAGCTGCAGGTGACGGGGGATGACTCCGTGATCGACCTGTGGCGGCGCACGGCGGCGATCGACTGA